The following proteins are co-located in the Manihot esculenta cultivar AM560-2 chromosome 9, M.esculenta_v8, whole genome shotgun sequence genome:
- the LOC110622772 gene encoding uncharacterized protein LOC110622772, giving the protein MEGGSPDQESIGSGTKRSSVSSGKSRNRKEFLYRFVDSEILTAKLEDWFESILVKSATEKSAFDVPFELIELQKFDYALEGVSFQQLIRMPNAIYGSTSDAVEATAYLAIEDFLHASMKGLWEAFWSEDDPMPFSVACLYNGNLKFYQAEKAIANGKLGGLGATGILLNNPRHPHGKWDQVLELALLRPDIRSLSVGSDQLPSLSVLGEALLYAIRMLLSRSSSRLSFSECSNCVFILLVDSQYGGVVKVEGDVNKMDFDVKNVYECSAEWIKDHCRVSVSPIDRIWNKLGNANWGDIGALQVLFATFHCIIQFAGMPKHSIEDLAADHGSRLQTRRVERQLGDTRVNGNGLFRFQHCSGSPEIVEVQDESIKVKSEGLIMKLDVGSVLWLEDAEQRRGYQIADVLHNGELQYYIASPVEDPGKSLFLFVGSHPSQLEPAWEDMNLWYQVQRQTKILTIMRQKGLSSKYLPQLSASGRIIHQGQCRKPSSGGNCDHPWCGTPILVTSPVGETVADMVSAGRFGLDEAIRCCHDCLSALAVASSAGIRHGAIRPENVICVRSGARHPYFVLIGWGHAILEDRDRPAMNLHYSSTYALQEGKLCSASDAESLVYMLYFSCGGPLPDMDSVEGALQWRETAWSRRLIQQKLGDVSTVLKAFADYVDSLCGTPYPIDYDIWLRRLRRNIHDEDHGKGVDTSG; this is encoded by the exons ATGGAAG GTGGATCCCCAGACCAAGAATCTATAGGGTCTGGGACTAAAAGGTCTAGTGTATCATCTGGGAAGTCTCGTAACCGCAAGGAGTTTCTCTATAGGTTTGTGGACAGTGAAATTCTGACTGCCAAACTTGAGGACTGGTTCGAATCCATATTGGTAAAGTCAGCAACAGAAAAATCTGCATTTGATGTCCCTTTTGAGTTGATAGAACTGCAAAAGTTTGATTATGCATTGGAAGGGGTTTCATTTCAGCAGCTGATTAGAATGCCCAATGCTATATATGGTTCAACATCTGATGCCGTGGAAGCAACTGCTTATCTAGCTATTGAAGATTTTCTACATGCAAGTATGAAGGGTTTGTGGGAAGCATTTTGGAGTGAGGATGATCCTATGCCTTTCTCTGTTGCCTGTCTATACAATGGAAACTTAAAATTCTACCAGGCGGAGAAAGCAATAGCAAATGGCAAGCTTGGAGGACTTGGTGCTACTGGCATATTGCTGAACAACCCTAGACATCCACATGGGAAATGGGACCAAGTTCTTGAACTGGCACTTTTGAGGCCTGATATTAGAAGCCTTTCTGTGGGAAGTGATCAATTGCCTTCATTATCTGTTTTAGGTGAGGCTCTCTTATATGCTATACGCATGCTATTATCAAGAAGCTCAAGCAGATTGAGCTTTTCTGAGTGTTCAAATTGTGTCTTTATTCTTCTTGTTGATTCTCAATATGGTGGGGTCGTTAAAGTTGAAGGAGATGTAAATAAAATGgattttgatgtgaaaaatgttTATGAGTGTTCAGCGGAGTGGATAAAAGATCATTGTAGAGTCTCAGTCTCTCCGATTGATAGGATCTGGAACAAGCTTGGAAATGCCAACTGGGGAGATATTGGTGCTCTACAGGTACTTTTTGCAACATTCCACTGTATTATCCAATTTGCTGGGATGCCAAAGCATTCAATTGAAGACTTAGCAGCAGATCATGGCTCTCGCTTACAAACAAGAAGAGTGGAACGGCAGTTGGGGGATACCAGAGTCAACGGAAATGGCCTCTTTCGGTTTCAGCATTGTAGTGGATCTCCTGAAATTGTTGAAGTTCAGGATGAATCCATCAAAGTCAAGTCTGAAGGGTTAATAATGAAGTTGGATGTAGGGTCTGTGTTGTGGTTGGAGGATGCAGAACAACGAAGGGGTTATCAGATTGCTGATGTCCTGCATAATGGAGAACTACAGTATTACATCGCATCACCTGTTGAAGATCCAGGTAAATCCCTATTCCTTTTTGTAGGTTCCCATCCTTCTCAATTGGAGCCAGCATGGGAAGATATGAATTTATGGTATCAAGTTCAAAGGCAGACTAAAATATTGACCATTATGAGACAGAAAGGTCTGTCTAGCAAATATCTACCACAGTTGAGTGCTTCTGGCAGGATTATTCACCAAGGCCAGTGTCGCAAACCCAGTTCAGGGGGAAACTGTGATCACCCATGGTGTGGTACCCCAATTCTTGTGACCAGTCCAGTTGGTGAAACAGTTGCTGATATGGTAAGTGCAGGCAGGTTTGGTTTGGATGAGGCTATCAGGTGCTGTCATGATTGCTTATCAGCACTTGCTGTTGCCTCTTCTGCGGGCATTCGTCATGGAGCTATCAGGCCAGAGAATGTAATTTGTGTGAGATCTGGTGCAAGGCATCCTTATTTTGTGCTTATTGGCTGGGGTCATGCAATTCTTGAAGACAGGGATCGCCCTGCCATGAATCTCCACTACTCTTCAACTTATGCTCTACAAGAGGGAAAGTTGTGCTCAGCTTCAGACGCAGAAAGCCTGGTGTATATGCTTTATTTTTCCTGTGGTGGTCCTTTGCCTGATATGGATTCAGTTGAGGGGGCACTGCAATGGCGAGAGACGGCTTGGTCAAGGAGATTAATTCAGCAGAAGCTTGGTGATGTCTCAACTGTGTTGAAAGCATTTGCTGATTATGTAGACAGTCTATGTGGGACGCCATATCCAATTGATTATGATATATGGCTGAGAAGGTTAAGGAGAAATATTCATGACGAAGACCACGGGAAGGGAGTTGACACTTCAGGCTAG